TACTGGACGACGAAGGTCGAAGCTGATGAATCCGGCGCGAAGCCGAGCCTGATGGAAATCTGGTATCGGTTCCCAAAATTCGTGCTTGGCTTCGTGGTCGCGTCGATCTTGTTCTCCATTCTGCATTCCACAATGGCGGCCGGGCCCGAGATCGTGGATTCCGTGATCAAGGGCAGCACAAAAACATTCCGAGGCTGGTTCTTCTGCCTGGCCTTCGTGAGTATCGGGCTGGACACCAACTTTCGCGAACTGCTGCCTCACCTGAAAGGCGGCAAGCCGTTGATTCTGTATGTTTGCGGTCAGTCACTTAACCTGTGCCTGACGCTGTTCATGGCGTGGCTCATGTTCCACGTCGTGTTCAAAGACATGGTGCAGGAGTTGGTGAAATGATGTCGCAGGCAGAATCGCCGTCCGGCGCACATCAGACGTCAACCGCTTCCGTCGCCTCAGGCCCGGCACGGTTGGTGGTGTGCGTGAGCTTCATTGCAGTGGTTTGGCTGGCGGTTCTGCCGTGGTGGGCGAATCAGCCAACAATGCAGCAGCACTTGAATGAACTCGACGAACAGGGTATCGACCCCAGCGCTATGTACTATACAGAGCTGGAAGCGATGGAGCCGATCCTGCGACGGCTGGAACGCCGATAGACGCGGCGTACGATTTGCTGTCGCGCTAAAACGATTGAAGCCCGGCCCTTCGACAAGCCGGGCTTCTGCTTTGATTAGCCATTCACGTGCAAGGCCTTCAATCCTTCGCGTTTTGATTGCGCAACAACTGAGGCGGGAAGTCAGCCGGTTCCGAACCGCTTTTTAATCTAAGGTTAGAGCCCATCGAACGCTTGTGGCTGAACGGCACGCGAGCCGCATCGGATTCTGCCAGAATCTTGTGCAGGTCCGCTCGCATTTTTCGGATGCGAGGCTGTTGATCATCGTTGAAAATCAGGTTGTGCTCTTCATGAGGATCATTCTTCATGTCGTAGAGTTCGTCCAGGTCCCAGACGCCGTGATACTGGATGAATTTGTACTCCGGTGTTCGCAACGCAAACGTTGTTGGTGTCTGAGGGAAGTTGTATTCCCAGTAATATTCGTACAACAGATTTTGACGCCAGTCGACAGCCTTCGTCTTTCCGGCAGCCAGTTGAAGAAAGCTTTGCCCGTCCATTTGATCGGGCGTCTTCACGCCAGCCGCCTCGAGAATTGTTGGGCCGATATCGATATTTGCGACGACCTCCTTCACAACGGTGCCGGGCTTCCACACGTTCGGGCACACGCCCACCAGGGGAACTCGCATCGATGCTTCGTACGCCGTACGTTTGTCGATCAGTCCGTGTTCGCCCCACTGAAATCCGTTGTCGCCCATGTACAGCACCATCGTGTTGTCGGCCAGGCCATTGTCCTTCAGCCACTGGCGAACCTTCGCGATCGATTCATCGACGCTCAACAACGCTTCGCAATACAAGCGGTAATGTTCTGCGATGTCGGTGTCCTGATGATATGAGAATTCAACACCGTGCCAGCTGTTACGCTGGTTCTTTAGCCACATCGGTTTGTTGCGATAGTTCTCATCGGTGTTGGCCATCGTCTTCGGCTTTGGCAGTGGCTTGCCCTTGTAGCGCCCTTCGTGGCGTTTGGCCGGATGAAACATTCCATGGACGCCTTTGTGCGACAGATACACGAAGAACGGTTTGTCGCCTCCTTTGACAGATGAATCCATCCAGTCGAGGGCGTAGTCGGTGAGTTCGTCGGTGATGTAGCCTTTTTGAGGGACCGACTTGCCGTCGACGTTCAGCGACCACTTCTTCAGGTGTTCTGGCGGGTAGTAATGCCCCTGTCCGCGAAACGACACCCATTTATCGAACCCGGGGCGAGGTGCATCGGAGTGACCGCCCATGTGCCACTTGCCGAAATAGCCGGTCGTGTAGCCCGCCGCCTGCAGATATTCCGGAAAGAAGACCGTGCCTTCCGGCGTGAGCACGTTATTGTCGACCACGCCGTGGTTGTGCATATACTGACCAGTCAATATGGACGCTCGACTGGGCGAACACAGTGACGTGGTGACCATTGCCTTTTCGAAGTACACGCCTTCTTTTGCCAGAGCGTCCATGGCGGGAGTTTCGGCCCATGGATGTCCGAGAAAACTCATCACGTCATAGCGATGATCATCCGACAGTATAAAGACGACATTCATCGGCTTCGCGCCGTCAATTTTCTGAACGTCAACTTCTGCAGCGGCTACAAACCCACAGACCGACATCTGCATCAGCAAGGTCACAACGGATAAATGAACTCGACGCATGAATGATCCTTTGTTCGGTGCTAAGAACAGCCAATCGTCCACCGCCGGAAACCAGTGGACCAACCAATTCAGCCTGCATCCTACAGAGGACGGAATCCGTTGTCGTCTGCCCGACTTCAATCAACCTATCGCGTTTTGTGCGACTTTCTGAATTCCACGGACGGAATTTAGCCATTCGCCGCCTACACTATCGCGCCCCGCTCGCCCAGACTGCATTCCTTGTTTTTGCGCCCGGGTTTTGCAAATGCGGGGCGAATCCTCTAACTTTCCACCCAGCAATCCAGTTCCTGTGGGCCTGTTCTAACATACGGAGACAATTCAGAAATGGCAAAAGCGAGAAGCAAATCGACACCGGCACGGAGCGCACCAACAGGTACCGATGGCAAAGCGCTGCTGGACAACGCCCTCGGGCAGATTGAGAAGCAGTTCGGCGAAGGCTCCATCATGAAGCTGAATGCCACCGGGTCGGGTGGTATTCCAGGGATTTCAACTGGCGCACTGTCGCTGGACCTGGCCCTGGGCGGACGAGGTTTTCCGCGCGGCCGCATCATCGAACTTTACGGACCTGAATCCAGCGGTAAAACCACGCTGGCTCTGCACACGATCGCGAGTGCTCAAAAGGCCGGCGGGATCGCAGCGTTCATCGATGCGGAACATGCACTGGATCCTTCGTGGGCGCGAAAAATTGGCGTGAACCTGGATGACCTGCTGGTGAGTCAGCCATCGTACGGTGAAGAAGGTCTGCAGATTGCCGAGATGCTGATCAAGTCGAACGCCGTCGACTTAATCGTGGTGGATTCCGTTGCGGCACTTGTGCCGAAAGCGGAACTGGACGGCGAGATTGGCGATACTCATGTGGGCCTGCAGGCACGGATGATGAGCCAGGCGATGAGGAAGCTGACGGGCGCGATATCCAAGGCGAAGACCACGGTAATCTTCATCAACCAGATTCGTGAAAAGATCGGTGTGATGTTCGGCAGCCCGGAAACGACGCCCGGCGGTCGAGCTCTGAAGTTCTACAGTTCGGCTCGCGTCGACGTGCGGCGGATTTCGTCGCTGAAGGATGGAGACGTACAAATCGGTATTCGCATGCGTGCGAAAATCGTGAAGAACAAAGTTGCTCCGCCGTTTCGTATTGCTGAGTTCGACATGTACAACACCAGCGGCATCAGCATGGAAGCTGACCTGCTGGATCTGGCGGTTGAAGAAAAAATCATCGACCGCAGCGGAAGCTGGTTTAGCTACGGCAAGAATAAACTCGGGCAAGGCCGGGACCGCGCGCGAACTTTTCTGGAAGAGAACCCGGATGTCGTGATCGAAGTGCGGAATAAAGTTCTGGCAGCGAAGGGATTTCCGACAACACCGGCAGAAGCTTCGGACGCCGAGATTGTTGAGGAACAGTCCTAATCCGAAAGGCAGATCAGCCACGGCAGGAACTTTCAGCAGTCCGCTTTGTGATCTGTTCGAAAGTTCCTGCAACGTTGCTTTGGCGTATGAAAGGCGAGTAGCGCGTTCGTGAAAGGTGCGAGGTTCGGGTTACGTGCCGGAAAGCCACTTCATTTTTCGGCGCTCGATGTTCTGCGAGGCGACCAGGGAACACGTAGTCCACCTTCGTTTTCGTCCTGCTTTCGATTGCTACGAGCCTCCAGTTCCCAAAGCTGACGCAGGTCGAAGCGGTCGCAAGTCTCCTTAGTAATCGTCCTGGCACTTATCTCTCAGCATGCCACTGTTGTGATTTAGAGCGCAGTCGGCTTGCGTCTTGCTTGCCACAATCTTGCTTTCATGTGGAATTGTTGCATCGACTGCTTTTATCGCATCCTGGCTAAGATGCTTTATCGAATTGCAATCTGTAGCGCGGCTTGCTTACGATCGAAGAACGGCACGACGTTGCCGTACCCCACCTCATACCCCACCAGTGCATCTCCCAACTCCCTCCGCATTTTTTACCGGCACACCTCCCACCAGTGCCGCATGCGCTAGAAAAACTTCCAATGCGTTTTTCCATTGCTTTGCTGCTTGCGTACAGCTTTGCTACGAGCTCCATTACAGCCTCTGCAAACGACGATCTTGCCATTGACCTCGGGCAGGTAAACGCCACCGCAGACTGGATACTCTTGGACAAGACTGCGAGTCTGGACGACGGCACGTTGATCCTCGACGGTCGCCAGAAGATTTCCCGCGCGTTCTATTCGCCTCTTGAATGGAGCGATGTGAAACTCACGGCAAAGTTCTTCGTCGAACCACAGCCAAAAGGTGTGTTGTCTTGCGGATTCATTGTTCGTGCTGTTGATGGCAGCAGTTATTACTACGTGCACTTCGATCGCGGTCAGGCGATTCTGGTTCGACAC
This DNA window, taken from Fuerstiella marisgermanici, encodes the following:
- the recA gene encoding recombinase RecA, translated to MAKARSKSTPARSAPTGTDGKALLDNALGQIEKQFGEGSIMKLNATGSGGIPGISTGALSLDLALGGRGFPRGRIIELYGPESSGKTTLALHTIASAQKAGGIAAFIDAEHALDPSWARKIGVNLDDLLVSQPSYGEEGLQIAEMLIKSNAVDLIVVDSVAALVPKAELDGEIGDTHVGLQARMMSQAMRKLTGAISKAKTTVIFINQIREKIGVMFGSPETTPGGRALKFYSSARVDVRRISSLKDGDVQIGIRMRAKIVKNKVAPPFRIAEFDMYNTSGISMEADLLDLAVEEKIIDRSGSWFSYGKNKLGQGRDRARTFLEENPDVVIEVRNKVLAAKGFPTTPAEASDAEIVEEQS
- a CDS encoding sulfatase family protein; translation: MRRVHLSVVTLLMQMSVCGFVAAAEVDVQKIDGAKPMNVVFILSDDHRYDVMSFLGHPWAETPAMDALAKEGVYFEKAMVTTSLCSPSRASILTGQYMHNHGVVDNNVLTPEGTVFFPEYLQAAGYTTGYFGKWHMGGHSDAPRPGFDKWVSFRGQGHYYPPEHLKKWSLNVDGKSVPQKGYITDELTDYALDWMDSSVKGGDKPFFVYLSHKGVHGMFHPAKRHEGRYKGKPLPKPKTMANTDENYRNKPMWLKNQRNSWHGVEFSYHQDTDIAEHYRLYCEALLSVDESIAKVRQWLKDNGLADNTMVLYMGDNGFQWGEHGLIDKRTAYEASMRVPLVGVCPNVWKPGTVVKEVVANIDIGPTILEAAGVKTPDQMDGQSFLQLAAGKTKAVDWRQNLLYEYYWEYNFPQTPTTFALRTPEYKFIQYHGVWDLDELYDMKNDPHEEHNLIFNDDQQPRIRKMRADLHKILAESDAARVPFSHKRSMGSNLRLKSGSEPADFPPQLLRNQNAKD